From Halapricum desulfuricans, a single genomic window includes:
- a CDS encoding twin-arginine translocation signal domain-containing protein produces MKRRHFLAGTAVTAALVAGCSGSDASPAESDDPTDTPGSDPTTEPPTTEPPTTEPMTLANGSFESELDGWTIGKDLPEKPGEEDEKVDSSVELTGEQASDGESALRIFIDGSADDGTVWVQQEVDLSEVSTLAVDGYSEQNSFNTVLQVATYTGPVPEDGLVETDFDREHSLWDHEGWKSYEYDVSHDGTGLVAVGLNIIWETGAVGILDNVRLE; encoded by the coding sequence GTGAAACGACGCCACTTCCTGGCTGGGACGGCTGTGACTGCCGCGCTGGTCGCCGGCTGTTCCGGCAGCGACGCATCGCCTGCCGAATCCGACGATCCGACCGATACGCCAGGGTCGGACCCGACGACAGAGCCGCCAACCACCGAACCACCCACGACAGAACCGATGACCCTCGCCAACGGGAGTTTCGAATCCGAACTCGACGGCTGGACGATCGGCAAAGACCTCCCCGAGAAGCCCGGCGAGGAAGACGAGAAGGTCGACTCGTCGGTCGAACTGACGGGCGAGCAGGCCTCCGACGGCGAGTCAGCACTGCGGATCTTCATCGACGGGAGTGCCGACGACGGGACGGTCTGGGTCCAGCAGGAAGTCGACCTCTCGGAGGTCTCGACGCTGGCCGTCGACGGCTACAGCGAGCAGAACTCGTTCAACACGGTCCTACAGGTTGCGACCTACACGGGTCCGGTCCCCGAAGATGGGCTCGTGGAGACGGATTTCGACCGCGAACACTCCCTGTGGGACCACGAGGGCTGGAAGTCCTACGAGTACGACGTCAGCCACGACGGAACCGGTCTGGTCGCGGTCGGGCTGAACATCATCTGGGAGACCGGTGCCGTCGGGATCCTGGACAACGTCAGATTGGAGTGA
- a CDS encoding ABC transporter substrate-binding protein has translation MTVSCSLACGRYEWTRALWDGAVSPEGVDLTLLDYHNPERFARMVNNLEFDACELSMGTYLATRERRESFPFTAIPVFPHRRFRHSYIYKRTDSGIERPSDLEGSRVGVVNWQTTTGIWQRGILGEHYGVDPERIEWHRIGEEIVPIDVPDKFDVVDVDAGGGTVPYMESLLQSGDLDAVFHPVTLDIPEAERLFADPIEEEHAYYESTSIFPIMHAIVIRDEILTDHPWIVQTLYDAFETAKQRCLERLERPQWLPVLWPEIYLEREREIMSDPWEYGLTEDNRHTLETLVEYAASQGVADRRYDIDRLFEADSLDTGTFG, from the coding sequence ATGACGGTTTCGTGTTCGCTCGCCTGTGGTCGCTACGAATGGACCCGCGCTCTGTGGGACGGGGCTGTCTCTCCGGAGGGTGTCGATCTCACGCTGCTGGACTATCACAACCCCGAACGGTTTGCCCGGATGGTGAACAATCTGGAATTCGACGCCTGTGAGCTCTCGATGGGAACTTATCTCGCGACCCGGGAACGCCGGGAATCGTTCCCGTTCACCGCGATCCCCGTCTTTCCCCATCGGCGATTCAGACACTCGTATATATACAAACGGACCGACTCCGGAATCGAGCGCCCGTCCGATCTCGAAGGCAGTCGCGTCGGGGTCGTGAACTGGCAGACGACGACCGGGATCTGGCAACGCGGCATCCTGGGAGAACACTACGGCGTCGATCCGGAACGCATCGAGTGGCACCGCATCGGCGAGGAGATCGTCCCGATCGACGTACCGGACAAATTCGACGTCGTCGACGTCGATGCGGGCGGGGGTACGGTTCCGTATATGGAATCGCTGCTACAGTCCGGTGATCTCGACGCGGTTTTCCACCCGGTCACGCTCGACATTCCGGAAGCGGAGCGGCTCTTTGCCGATCCGATCGAGGAAGAGCATGCATACTACGAATCGACGTCGATCTTCCCAATCATGCATGCGATCGTGATCAGAGACGAGATACTGACGGACCATCCCTGGATCGTCCAGACGCTGTACGACGCGTTCGAAACCGCGAAACAGCGGTGTCTCGAACGGCTCGAACGACCGCAGTGGTTGCCGGTCCTGTGGCCCGAAATCTATCTCGAACGGGAACGGGAAATCATGTCCGATCCCTGGGAATACGGTCTCACCGAGGACAATCGCCATACTCTCGAGACGCTCGTCGAGTACGCCGCCTCGCAGGGGGTCGCGGATCGACGATACGACATTGACCGTCTGTTCGAGGCTGACTCTCTCGATACGGGAACGTTCGGCTAG
- a CDS encoding ATP-dependent DNA helicase, with the protein MDVADIPAIPEWLPDHLRESGIDSLYPPQAEAVEAGVTEGENLVASIPTASGKTLIAELAMLASVARGGTALYIVPLRALASEKHAEFEQFEQYGLDVGVSTGNYESEGGWLAGKDIIVATSEKVDSLVRNGAPWLEELTCVVADEVHLVDDGERGPTLEVTLAKLRRITAGLQTVALSATIGNAGELAEWLDAELLDSDWRPIDLKKGVHYGQALHLEDGSQQELRVRDGEKQTAAVVRDTLEPDRDEDGTIREEGGSSLVFVNSRRNAEAAAGRLAGVVSEYLDPEERAALAEVAEEIRDVSDTETSDDLADAVADGAAFHHAGLSRGHRELVEEAFRDRLIKVVSATPTLAAGVNTPSRRVIVRDWRRYDGTAGGMQPLSVLEVHQMMGRAGRPGRDPYGEAVLVASSHDELDELFERYVWAEPEPVRSKLAAEPALRTHILATVASGFASTREGLLEFLEATLYATQTDERGRLEEVTDDVIAYLERNGFLERDDGGLTATNLGHTVSRLYLDPMSAAEIIDGLDDADDRPTVLGLYQLVARTPDMYELYLRSGEDEEYTMLAYERESEFLGSMPSEFEDDRFEDWLSALKTARLLEDWASEREEDEITDRYGIGPGDIRGKVEAASWLLGAAESLAGELGLDCTPAIREARTRVEDGVREELLDLVSVRGVGRKRARRLYDAGIEDRAALREADKAAVLAALRNRRSTAETILENVGHRAPSMDGVEPDPDASPDSADSGPTDASESGDDSAEDQASLGDF; encoded by the coding sequence ATGGACGTCGCGGACATCCCGGCGATCCCGGAGTGGCTCCCCGACCATCTCCGGGAGTCAGGTATCGACTCACTCTACCCCCCGCAAGCCGAAGCCGTCGAGGCGGGCGTCACCGAAGGCGAGAACCTGGTGGCGTCGATCCCGACCGCCAGCGGCAAGACGCTCATTGCCGAGCTGGCGATGCTCGCCAGCGTCGCCCGCGGCGGGACGGCCCTCTACATCGTGCCCTTGCGGGCGCTGGCCAGCGAGAAACACGCCGAATTCGAGCAGTTCGAACAGTACGGACTGGACGTCGGCGTCTCGACCGGCAATTACGAGTCCGAAGGAGGATGGCTTGCTGGCAAAGACATCATCGTCGCCACCAGCGAGAAGGTAGACTCGCTCGTTCGTAACGGTGCACCCTGGCTCGAGGAGTTGACCTGCGTCGTCGCCGACGAGGTCCACCTGGTCGACGACGGCGAGCGCGGCCCCACACTGGAGGTGACACTGGCGAAGCTCCGGCGGATCACCGCCGGCCTGCAGACGGTCGCGCTGTCGGCGACCATCGGCAACGCCGGGGAACTCGCCGAGTGGCTCGACGCCGAACTGCTCGATTCGGACTGGCGGCCGATCGACCTCAAGAAGGGGGTCCACTACGGCCAGGCGCTCCATCTGGAGGACGGCAGCCAGCAGGAACTCAGGGTGCGCGACGGCGAGAAACAGACGGCTGCCGTCGTCCGGGACACTCTCGAACCTGACCGCGACGAGGACGGGACCATCCGCGAGGAGGGAGGGTCGTCGCTGGTATTCGTCAACTCCCGGCGCAACGCGGAGGCGGCGGCCGGTCGGCTGGCTGGCGTCGTCTCCGAGTATCTCGACCCCGAAGAGCGTGCGGCCCTGGCCGAGGTGGCCGAGGAGATCAGGGATGTCAGCGACACCGAGACCAGCGACGACTTGGCCGACGCGGTCGCGGACGGCGCGGCCTTTCACCACGCGGGCCTCTCGCGAGGCCACCGCGAACTCGTCGAGGAGGCGTTTCGCGACCGGCTGATCAAGGTCGTCAGCGCGACGCCGACGCTGGCGGCGGGCGTCAACACTCCCTCTCGGCGCGTGATCGTCCGGGACTGGCGACGGTACGACGGGACCGCCGGCGGTATGCAACCACTCTCTGTCCTGGAGGTCCATCAGATGATGGGCCGGGCCGGCCGCCCCGGACGGGACCCCTACGGAGAGGCAGTACTGGTCGCCAGCAGCCACGACGAGCTCGACGAACTCTTCGAGCGCTACGTCTGGGCCGAGCCCGAGCCCGTCCGGTCGAAGCTGGCCGCCGAGCCCGCCCTGCGGACGCACATCCTCGCGACCGTCGCCTCCGGGTTCGCCAGCACGCGCGAGGGACTGCTGGAGTTTCTGGAGGCGACGCTGTACGCGACCCAGACCGACGAGCGCGGTCGGCTGGAAGAGGTGACCGACGACGTGATCGCGTATCTCGAACGCAACGGCTTTCTGGAGCGCGATGACGGTGGGCTCACTGCGACGAATCTCGGCCACACCGTCTCGCGGCTGTATCTCGATCCGATGAGCGCCGCCGAGATCATCGACGGGCTGGACGACGCCGACGATCGGCCCACGGTGCTCGGGCTCTACCAGCTGGTCGCCCGCACGCCGGACATGTACGAACTGTACCTCCGCTCGGGCGAGGACGAGGAGTACACGATGCTGGCCTACGAGCGCGAGTCGGAGTTCCTGGGGTCGATGCCGAGCGAGTTCGAGGACGACCGTTTCGAGGACTGGCTCTCGGCGCTGAAGACCGCACGACTGCTCGAAGACTGGGCCAGCGAACGTGAGGAAGACGAGATCACGGACCGCTACGGGATCGGGCCGGGCGACATCCGCGGGAAGGTCGAGGCCGCCTCGTGGCTGCTCGGGGCCGCCGAGTCGCTCGCGGGGGAACTCGGCCTCGATTGCACGCCCGCGATCCGGGAGGCCCGAACGCGCGTCGAGGACGGCGTCAGGGAGGAGCTGCTCGACCTGGTGAGCGTCCGTGGCGTCGGTCGAAAACGTGCTCGACGGCTGTACGACGCCGGGATCGAGGATCGGGCGGCACTGCGCGAGGCCGACAAAGCCGCCGTCCTGGCCGCGCTCCGTAACCGTCGCTCGACGGCCGAGACGATCCTCGAAAACGTCGGCCATCGAGCCCCGTCGATGGACGGCGTCGAACCCGATCCGGACGCCTCGCCCGACAGTGCCGACTCCGGGCCGACCGATGCCAGTGAGAGCGGCGACGACTCCGCCGAAGACCAGGCGAGTCTGGGTGATTTCTGA
- a CDS encoding TIGR00341 family protein: MRLLQVTIPTGKRQAIERALDDEGVDYVLTDETSGREYTAVAYVPVPTNAVEPVLERLRDAGLDDQAYTVVVEANTVISKRFEELQDRYAEEKDEERIARQELTSKAEDLAPSTSNYVILTVVSAVIATAGLLLDSPAVIVGSMVIAPLIGPAMAASVGTVVNDRELFRRGVVLQFAGILLAIVSAAAFAWIARTANLVSPGLVITEVPSIRERLLPDFLSLAVAIGAGIAGVISLSAGVSTALVGVMIAVALIPPAATVGIGIAWGDPWVSLPAAVLTLVNVLSINFVALAVLWYRGYRPSEWFHQDDARRTTIRRIAVLVAAVAVLSVFLGGITYDSYQRATTEDAIRADIDAALAERPAVTALDVEIERTDSAIFREPQRVVVTVGLPPGESEPSLVSTLDDRFEETTGRNIDTEVRYVAVESA; encoded by the coding sequence GTGCGACTGCTGCAAGTCACCATCCCGACGGGAAAACGGCAGGCGATCGAGCGGGCACTGGACGACGAAGGGGTCGATTACGTCCTCACTGACGAGACAAGCGGTCGCGAGTACACGGCGGTCGCGTACGTCCCCGTCCCGACGAACGCGGTCGAGCCGGTGCTCGAACGCCTCCGGGATGCGGGGCTGGACGATCAGGCCTACACCGTCGTCGTCGAGGCCAACACCGTCATATCCAAGCGCTTCGAGGAGTTGCAGGACCGCTATGCCGAAGAGAAAGACGAGGAGCGAATCGCCCGCCAGGAACTCACCTCCAAGGCCGAGGATCTGGCACCGAGCACCTCGAACTACGTCATACTGACGGTCGTGAGCGCAGTCATCGCGACTGCCGGACTGCTGCTTGATTCGCCGGCAGTCATCGTCGGCTCGATGGTGATCGCGCCGCTGATCGGGCCGGCCATGGCCGCCAGCGTCGGCACCGTCGTCAACGATCGGGAACTGTTCCGCCGGGGCGTCGTGCTCCAGTTCGCCGGTATATTGCTGGCCATCGTGAGCGCCGCGGCCTTCGCCTGGATCGCCCGAACTGCGAATCTGGTGTCTCCCGGGCTAGTGATCACCGAAGTGCCGTCGATCCGGGAGCGCCTGCTTCCGGATTTCCTCTCGCTTGCGGTCGCCATCGGCGCGGGTATCGCCGGCGTTATCAGCCTCTCTGCGGGCGTCTCGACGGCGCTGGTGGGCGTGATGATCGCCGTCGCGCTCATTCCGCCGGCGGCGACTGTCGGGATCGGGATCGCCTGGGGCGACCCCTGGGTGAGTCTGCCCGCAGCCGTGTTGACGCTGGTGAACGTCCTCTCGATCAACTTCGTCGCACTGGCCGTACTGTGGTATCGCGGCTATCGCCCCAGCGAGTGGTTCCACCAGGACGACGCCCGCCGGACGACCATCCGCCGAATCGCCGTTCTCGTGGCCGCAGTCGCGGTTCTCTCGGTGTTTCTGGGCGGGATCACGTACGACTCCTACCAGCGTGCGACGACCGAAGACGCCATCCGAGCGGACATCGATGCGGCCCTCGCAGAGCGACCAGCGGTGACGGCCCTAGATGTCGAAATCGAACGAACCGACAGCGCGATATTCCGGGAACCACAGCGGGTCGTCGTCACCGTCGGGCTGCCGCCCGGGGAGAGCGAGCCGAGTCTGGTGAGCACGCTTGACGACCGCTTCGAGGAGACGACCGGTCGGAACATCGATACCGAAGTTCGGTACGTGGCCGTCGAATCAGCCTGA
- a CDS encoding uracil-DNA glycosylase family protein: MKNVTHRRSNPFGMAPDCEVTVPGYGDANAHFHVIGDHPGVHGGADSGVPFTGTSSSERFQDALVRANLLEAAGTPPEMAKTYFSYLYMCASESEPTAADYADMERFFDSELRAITAHVLLPVGQRATDHVLATYSAYDGVTDIDELHASEIQGAGWLIYPIKDPDEWTDADEQELIDALVALQQRDYRQQADLGRFLPGSDPYRVR, translated from the coding sequence GTGAAGAACGTCACACACCGCCGGTCGAACCCGTTCGGGATGGCACCCGACTGCGAGGTGACCGTGCCGGGATACGGCGACGCGAACGCGCACTTCCACGTCATCGGTGACCACCCCGGCGTCCACGGTGGCGCGGATTCCGGAGTGCCGTTCACAGGAACATCGAGCAGCGAGCGCTTCCAGGACGCGTTAGTCCGGGCGAATCTGCTCGAAGCAGCCGGCACGCCACCGGAAATGGCGAAGACGTATTTCTCGTATCTCTACATGTGTGCATCGGAAAGCGAGCCGACAGCCGCGGACTACGCCGACATGGAGCGGTTTTTCGACTCTGAATTACGAGCGATCACCGCGCACGTCCTGCTGCCGGTCGGCCAGCGTGCGACCGACCACGTCCTCGCCACCTACTCGGCATACGACGGTGTCACGGACATCGACGAGCTACACGCCAGCGAGATCCAGGGCGCGGGCTGGTTGATCTATCCGATCAAGGACCCAGATGAGTGGACCGACGCGGACGAACAGGAGCTGATCGACGCGCTCGTCGCGCTGCAACAGCGTGATTACCGACAGCAAGCCGATCTCGGACGGTTCCTGCCCGGCAGCGATCCGTATCGCGTCCGCTGA
- the engB gene encoding GTP-binding protein EngB gives MFDTRPDRDAEVALVGRSNVGKSTLMREITGHTFDTGQRPGVTREPNHYDWASEDFVITDLPGFGFMKGVPEDVREQIKTDVVRYVEDNAEKILAGVLVVDGKSVIDIIDRHSGEDEVPHDVEMFHFLRDVGVPPVVAVNKMDKVEDRDQRLNDLCDRLGLYPPWKQWQDTIAPISAKRGNIEPLNEAVRSHLHEAERDDLYQFF, from the coding sequence ATGTTCGACACGCGGCCGGACCGCGACGCGGAGGTCGCCCTCGTCGGGCGATCGAACGTTGGGAAGTCCACACTGATGCGTGAGATTACCGGCCACACCTTCGATACGGGCCAACGGCCGGGCGTCACCCGTGAGCCCAACCACTACGACTGGGCCAGCGAAGACTTCGTCATCACGGACCTCCCTGGCTTTGGCTTTATGAAGGGGGTCCCTGAGGACGTTCGCGAGCAGATCAAAACCGACGTGGTTCGCTACGTCGAGGACAACGCCGAGAAGATACTCGCAGGCGTGCTGGTCGTCGACGGCAAGAGCGTCATCGACATCATCGACCGCCACTCCGGCGAGGACGAAGTTCCCCACGACGTGGAGATGTTCCACTTCCTGCGTGACGTCGGCGTCCCGCCGGTCGTGGCCGTCAACAAGATGGACAAAGTCGAGGATCGCGATCAGCGGCTGAACGACCTCTGTGACCGGCTTGGGCTGTACCCGCCCTGGAAGCAGTGGCAGGACACCATTGCCCCCATCTCGGCAAAACGGGGGAACATCGAACCACTCAACGAGGCCGTCCGCAGCCACCTCCACGAGGCCGAGCGCGACGACCTCTACCAGTTCTTCTGA
- a CDS encoding ferredoxin, whose product MRIEYDYDTCIGMFQCVEEWDAFERDEDAGKAVLADSEEGSEDVFVREVPDDAELDAKFAARTCPVDAITVYDDDGDQLVP is encoded by the coding sequence ATGCGAATCGAGTACGATTACGACACCTGTATCGGGATGTTCCAGTGCGTCGAAGAGTGGGACGCTTTCGAGCGCGACGAGGACGCCGGCAAAGCGGTCCTTGCTGACAGCGAGGAAGGCAGCGAAGACGTCTTCGTTCGCGAGGTGCCCGATGACGCCGAACTCGACGCGAAGTTCGCCGCCCGAACCTGTCCCGTCGACGCGATCACTGTCTACGATGACGACGGCGACCAACTGGTCCCGTAG
- the cgi121 gene encoding KEOPS complex subunit Cgi121: MQLLEATVTVEDLDAFVAQLGEIGDEHGVAIQALDARYIVDREHLQRAVELADRAFERGDNIAEDRAVEILLYVAGTRQISRALELGVEPSGCPAVIVAHDRATETRSADEPDGSRERERAALESVRSLAAIEPAATLGGYDERRVREWFDITDAELRTGANRAAVVRERVALLVVEK; encoded by the coding sequence ATGCAGCTACTCGAAGCGACTGTCACGGTCGAGGACCTCGACGCGTTCGTCGCGCAATTGGGCGAGATCGGCGACGAGCACGGTGTGGCTATCCAGGCGCTTGACGCGCGCTATATCGTCGATCGCGAGCACCTGCAACGAGCGGTCGAGCTGGCCGATCGGGCCTTCGAGCGTGGGGACAATATCGCCGAGGACCGAGCGGTGGAGATACTGCTGTACGTCGCCGGCACCCGGCAGATCAGTCGGGCGCTCGAACTGGGTGTCGAACCGAGCGGTTGTCCGGCAGTGATCGTCGCTCACGATCGCGCTACGGAGACGCGGTCTGCGGACGAGCCAGACGGATCACGGGAGCGTGAACGGGCGGCGCTGGAGTCCGTCCGATCGCTCGCGGCAATCGAGCCGGCAGCGACGCTCGGGGGATACGACGAACGGCGGGTCCGGGAGTGGTTCGACATTACGGACGCCGAGCTCCGGACGGGTGCAAACCGGGCCGCAGTGGTGCGCGAACGCGTCGCGTTGCTGGTCGTCGAGAAGTGA
- a CDS encoding ABC transporter substrate-binding protein: MTIELTLCGSDSDIMRSLLTGEVEPSGIDLTALTEYPPRRHRRFFRHGEFDICEVSLASYLSSRTDRETYPFTAIPVYPSKRFRHSFFYKHADAGIDGPADLAGKNVGVQSWQTTANVWVRGIAREHYGLDLEDVTWYRRKEDDVPISIPDRFDIREIPGKQDGDAVSDPKDMREMLFSGELDAAMDPAGSLFHAVRESDSVQLMFDDPIREERRYYEETGIHPPMHVVAIRDEILEEHPWVAVNVYDAFCAARDEAIERNSSPSTHMTLTWGHLHLSEQRDVLGDDAWEYGLTEKTRRELRTFIGYAHNQGLIPRKYDIAELFAEEMLDL, translated from the coding sequence ATGACAATCGAACTGACGCTCTGTGGCAGCGACAGCGATATCATGCGGTCGTTGCTGACCGGCGAGGTCGAGCCGTCGGGAATCGACCTGACAGCACTGACCGAGTACCCACCGCGGCGACATCGACGCTTCTTTCGACACGGCGAGTTCGACATCTGCGAGGTGTCACTGGCGTCGTACCTGTCGTCACGGACCGATCGAGAGACGTATCCGTTCACTGCGATCCCGGTCTACCCGAGCAAACGGTTTCGACACTCGTTCTTCTACAAGCACGCAGACGCTGGGATCGACGGCCCAGCCGATCTGGCGGGCAAGAACGTGGGCGTGCAGTCGTGGCAGACGACGGCGAACGTCTGGGTGCGGGGTATCGCTCGGGAACACTACGGATTAGATCTCGAAGACGTGACCTGGTACAGACGCAAGGAAGACGACGTGCCGATATCGATCCCCGATCGGTTCGACATCCGGGAGATTCCCGGGAAACAGGACGGGGACGCCGTCTCGGATCCGAAGGACATGCGGGAGATGCTCTTCAGCGGGGAGCTGGACGCGGCGATGGACCCCGCCGGATCGCTGTTTCACGCGGTCAGAGAGTCCGACTCGGTCCAGCTCATGTTCGATGACCCGATTCGGGAAGAGAGGCGATACTACGAGGAGACGGGGATTCATCCGCCGATGCACGTGGTCGCGATCCGCGACGAGATCCTGGAGGAGCATCCGTGGGTCGCGGTGAACGTCTACGACGCGTTCTGCGCAGCTCGCGACGAAGCGATCGAACGCAACAGCAGTCCGAGTACGCACATGACGCTGACCTGGGGCCATCTCCATCTCAGCGAGCAACGGGACGTGCTGGGAGACGACGCGTGGGAGTACGGCCTGACGGAGAAGACCCGCCGGGAGCTACGAACGTTCATCGGGTACGCGCACAATCAGGGGTTGATCCCCCGGAAATACGACATCGCCGAACTCTTCGCCGAGGAGATGCTCGATCTGTAA
- a CDS encoding NOG1 family protein, with protein MSQPFENLPTTPRSSELVDKAFSRASRAGRAKQGFEAQSSMLQTAANILSDNLENVVTEWPDFDDLDPFYRDLADAVISGETAIGSEDDRGIDALRQHLSEVTWASRKTADIRGEYHTKLRNASDVDHARKLRKQAFARLADVVEQVAESLLAIAAAREALRDLPDIRPDEPTIVVAGYPNVGKSSFVNAVTRASNEINSYPFTTTEINVGHFEDEHVRYQLVDTPGLLDRPPQERNEIESQAVSALEHLADAVLVLVDASGECGYPTDVQIELRDALVEQFADAPVLTVCNKADRSRDVEADHYMSVTEDENVQTVLDAVVEAVDYEPELPFEE; from the coding sequence ATGAGCCAACCGTTCGAAAACCTCCCGACGACCCCGCGATCGTCGGAACTCGTCGACAAGGCCTTCTCGCGAGCGTCCCGTGCCGGCCGGGCCAAGCAGGGCTTCGAGGCGCAGTCCTCGATGCTCCAGACGGCCGCGAATATCCTCTCGGACAATCTCGAAAACGTCGTCACCGAGTGGCCCGACTTCGACGATCTGGATCCGTTCTATCGGGACCTGGCCGACGCCGTGATCTCCGGCGAGACCGCCATCGGCAGCGAGGACGACCGCGGCATCGACGCGCTGCGCCAGCACCTCTCGGAAGTGACCTGGGCCTCCCGGAAGACCGCTGACATCCGCGGGGAGTATCACACGAAGCTCCGCAACGCCAGCGACGTCGATCACGCCCGGAAACTCCGCAAGCAGGCCTTCGCCCGTCTGGCCGACGTCGTCGAGCAGGTCGCCGAGTCACTGCTCGCCATTGCGGCGGCTCGCGAGGCCCTGCGGGACCTTCCCGACATCCGTCCGGACGAACCGACCATCGTCGTCGCGGGCTACCCCAACGTCGGCAAGTCATCCTTTGTCAACGCGGTCACCCGCGCAAGCAACGAGATCAACTCCTACCCGTTCACGACCACGGAGATCAACGTCGGCCACTTCGAGGACGAGCACGTTCGCTACCAGCTCGTGGACACCCCCGGACTGCTCGACCGACCGCCCCAGGAGCGCAACGAGATCGAGTCCCAGGCCGTGAGCGCGCTCGAACACCTCGCAGACGCCGTGCTCGTGCTCGTCGACGCCAGCGGCGAGTGTGGCTATCCCACCGACGTGCAGATCGAGCTCCGGGACGCGCTGGTCGAGCAGTTCGCGGACGCACCGGTACTAACCGTCTGCAACAAGGCCGACCGGTCCCGGGACGTCGAGGCTGATCACTACATGAGTGTCACCGAAGACGAGAACGTCCAGACCGTGCTCGACGCCGTCGTCGAGGCCGTCGACTACGAGCCGGAACTGCCCTTCGAGGAGTGA